A segment of the Hyalangium ruber genome:
GCGCAGCGGCCGCAGCGCCTCGCCCATCCGCGCCACGTCCCGGGCCGAGGCGCCCACCGGCATGGACACCTGCACCACGGGGAGGTTCGCCGCGGGCAGCGCCAGCCGCAGCGGCACCCAGGTGCCATGGTCCAACCCGCGCCGTGAGTCCTCCACCGCCGGAATGCCCGCGGCGGAGAGCCGGGAGACCACCTCGCGCGCCAGCACGGGCTCTCCGGGGCACGGATAGGTCAGCTGGTAGAGGGCCTCGGGGAAGCCGCCGAAGTCATGGATGGTGGATGGCGCCTCGCTGGCGGTGACCCGCACCTCGCCCCGCGTCTCCCAGTGGGCGGAGACCACCACGAGGGCGTGGACGGCGCCTACCCCTTGCCCGAACGCACGGAGGGCTTTCGGGTAGTCGTCCGTGTCCAGCGCCACCATGGGCGAGCCATGCGAAACGAAGAACGCCGGAGCCGTGGCGGGCCGCGCCACCTTCCGCTCTCCCGCCTCGGCCGCTCCCGCCACGCCGACCGCCGCCGCCGCTTGGAGTACCTCTCGCCTGTGGAGTTCAGAGCCCATCCCGGAGGCCATATAGCAACCGCCACGCCATACTTCCAAACGCTCCAAGCACCTGAAATGACGGCGGCCCTCTGACTTGGGCTCGCGTAGCGGCTCTCAGATTGATAGTCCAACCCATCGTTCTGGAAGAAGGAGAGAGCCGATGTCGGGCCGTTTGGAGCTGGATCTTCGGGAGTTGCTGAGCTTCGAGCCAGGAGGAGGGCTCATCCACTTCGCGGGCCAGCGGGCGATGCTGATGGACCCGGTGGCGCTGGGGCTGCTGCGCAAGGAGCTCATCAGCACGCTGGGGATGACGGCGGTGCGAGGCATCTTCACCCGGCTGGGCTTCGCGCACGGCTGGCGGATGGCCGAGACGATGAAGACGGCCCTGCCCTGGCCGGATGAGAGTGCGTGGCGCCGAGCGGGCGGCCGGCTGCATACCTTGCAGGGACAGGTGCTCTTCGAGCCCGTCGAGCGCCGCCCCGAGGATGGGCCCGCGCCATTCGCGGAGGCGTACTGGCGCGACTCCTACGAGGCCGAGCAGCACCTGCTCCACCTGGGGCGGGCGGATCAACCGGTGTGCTGGAGCCTCACGGGCTTCGCCAGCGGGTACATGAGCTACTGCAACGGCAAGCCCATCTACTGCCTGGAGACGCGGTGCGTGGGCCAGGGAGACGCCGTCTGCCAGATCGTCGGCAAGTCCGCCGAGGAGTGGGGCACCGAGTGCGTGGAGGCGCTGCGCTTCTACGAGACGCAGTGCATGGAGGGCGTGCTGGGGCAGGTGACGGAGGCGCTCAAGCAGGCCGAGCAGCAGCTCCGAGCGCGGCGCCGGACGCTGGCGCGGGTGGTGGGAGAGGCGGAGGACGCGTCCGGGCTGGTGGCGCGCACGGAGGAGATGAAGCGGGTGCTGGGACTGGGGCGCCGCGCGGCGAAGGTGGACAGCACCGTGCTGATTACGGGCGAGAGCGGCGTGGGCAAGGAGCGCATCGCCCGGCTGATCCACGACGAGTCGGGCCGGGCGCACAAGGCCTTCGTGGCGGTCAACTGCGCGGCCGTCACCGAGAGCCTGCTGGAGAGCGAGCTGTTCGGCCACGCCAAGGGAGCCTTCACGGGGGCCACGAGTGACCGGCCGGGCCTGTTCGAGGCGGCCAGCGGCGGCACGCTCTTCCTGGACGAGGTGGGCGAGGTGCCGCCGTCGATGCAGGCCAAGCTCCTGCGCGTGCTGCAGGAGAAGGAGGTGCGGCGGGTGGGCGAGAACCAGAGCCGCAAGGTGGACGTGCGCGTGGTGGCGGCCACCAACCGCCACCTGCTGGAGGAGGTGAACGCGGGGCGCTTCCGGCAGGACCTCTACTATCGGCTGCGGGTCATCGAGCTGAAGATTCCGCCCCTGCGCGAGCGGCGCGAGGACATCCTGCCCCTGGCGCGGCTGCTGCTCTCGGAGGCGTCGGAGCGACTGGGGCGCAAGGTGTCCGCCTTCTCACCGGAGGCGGCGGATCAACTCCTGCGCTACGGATGGCCGGGCAACGTGCGCGAGCTGTCCAACGCCATCGAGCGCGCGGTGGCGCTGTGCGAGGGCGCGCGGGTGGAGCGGGACGACCTGCCCGAGGAGGTGCGCGAGGCACCGCCGAGCTTCCTGCCGGGCGCCACGCCGCGGACGCTGGAGGACATGGAGCGCGAGTACATCCTCGCGGTGCTGGCGCGCAACGAGGGCAACCGCTCGCGCACGGCGGAGCAACTGGACATCGGGCTGGCCACGCTCTACCGCAAGCTCAAGCAGTACGGGCAGCTGGACGCGCCGAACTGATCAGTTGAGGTACTGGTCGTCCGAGCGGTTCGACGAGACGACGCGCAGGTTGCGAGAGCGGTTGCGCAGCTGGCGCTGCAGCCGCCAGTGCTGCAGGTGCAGCCACAGCCGCCGCGGGCTGCCTCCGCGCACGTAACCGAAGGCGATGACCAGGCCGAACAGGTCCGGCAGCTGGGCGGCCCAGCCCACCTGCAGCGTGCGCAGCAGCACGAAGCCCGCGCCGATGAGGGCCAGCATGTTGCCCGACAGCGGGATGCCCCAGAAGTTCGCCTGCCCCCGGCCGATGACCAGGCCGTAGGTCACCCAGAGGATGGAGGCCATCACGGTGCCGCCCGTGAACGCCGGAGCCACCGGCGTGACGAGGTCCACCAGCACGGTGAGCACCCCCGCCAGGGCGGTGCCGCCCACCGCGATGAGCAGCAACCGCTTCGCGCCCCAGGTGCTCTCCAGGAAGCCGCCGATGGAATAGATGATGAGCGCGCCGAAGATGATGCCCAGGGCATCCGCCTCGATGAAGGCGTAGGTCAGCGGCTGCCAGAGGAAGAAGCGCTGCACGGCATCGGGTACCAGCAGCAGGAGCGGCCCTCCTCCGCTCTTGGTCGCCAGGAACAGGACCGAACCCGCCACCAACCCGAGCGTGAGCTTGGCTGCCATGGACTGAATGCTGGGGAAGCCAAAGCCGCCGCCCCTGCCGCCGAAACTCCGCATCGGTCGCATCCTCACTCCTCCGTGCTCGAACGCCGAGCCGTCCAAAGGTGGTGGAAGGAGCGCCAGTTCGCAACCACTTCGTCATCTGTTGGTCGCATCAAAACGATGAAGGGCGCCCATCCCCGCCTGGGGAGAGCGCCCTTCCAGTATCGCCCGCCCAACAGGCGAGCGACGGACTCAGGTCTTGAAGCGGTAGAACAGCGTGATGGTCAGGCAGTGGAACTCTTTGTCCGACGACTGCGTGACGACCTTGTCCACCACGTCAACGTTGGTGTTCTCCTTGAGCCACTTGGTGATGTTCTCCCCCATGTTCTCGCGGTCGCGCGCGAGTGTGGTGGAGAACACCTTCACTCCAGTGAAGCTGATAACGCCCATTCCGACCCTCGTCTAAACCAGAGATTCCGCACGTTTACCCCGAGTCCGGACGCCCATCAAGAAACGGCGCCGAATTCCGGCTTTTGGACGACGCTTTTCAGCGGGTTGCGCGGCGCGCCTGGCAGGTCATCTCGTCCTTGCAGGCGGGGCCGATGCCATCCGGGTGTGCGTGGAAGGGCGTCTTGTCGCTCTCCTCTACCCCGCACAGCACACACTTGCGCTTGCGGTTGCGGCGCTCGGCCCTGCGCTGCTCGGCGATTTCCTTGGCCCGCTCGCGGGCCGTCTTCGCGTCCACCTCGTTGCTCATCTCACATCCCGTTTGAAAAGCGGTGCCTGCTCAGAGCGCCTCGACCAGGACCGCGATCCCCTGGCCACCGCCGATGCACGCCGAACCGATACCATAGCGGGCACCCCGGCGCTTCAGTTCGTAAATGAGGCTCATGGTGATGCGCGCGCCCGAGGCCCCCAGCGGGTGGCCCACGGCGATGGCCCCGCCGTTGACGTTGGTGTGCTCGCGTGGCAGCCCCAGCTCCTTCTCCACCGCGAGGTACTGCGGGGCGAAGGCCTCGTTCACCTCGAAGAGCTCCACGTCGCTCAGCTTGCACTCGGCGCGCTCCAGGAGCCGCCGGATGGCGGGCGCCGGGCCGATGCCCATCACCTTTGGATCACACCCGGAGATGCCCCAGTTGATGAGCCGGGCCAGCGGCTTGAGCCCGTGCTTGTCGGCGTAGGAGCGCGTGGCCATGACCATGGAGCCGGCGCCATCGCAGATGCCGCTGGCGGCGCCCGCGTGGACCACGCCGTCCTTCTTGAAGACCTTGGGCAGCTTCTTGAGCCCCTCCACCGTGGTGTCCGGGCGGTTGTGCTCGTCACGCGCGAACACCGTCTCGCCCTTCTTCCCCTTGAGGGTGACGGGAGAGATTTCATCCTGCAGGCGCCCGGCCTCCTGAGCCGCGGCGAAGCGCTTCTGCGTGAGCACGGCGTACGCGTCCACCTCGTCCTGCGTGAGCTGGTAGTCGACCGCGAGCTGCTCGGCCGTGAGCGCCATGGCCTGGCCGGTGTAGCTGTCGGTCAGCGCGCTCCACAGCATGTCCTCCATGCCGCCCTTGCCCAGGGGGATGCCCCAGCGCGCGCCGCGGATGACGTGGGGCGCCTGGCTCATGGACTCGGTGCCGCCGGCCAGCACGCACGCGGCCTGCTCGGTGAGCATCATCTCCGCGGCGGTAACGAAGGCCTGGAAGCCCGAGCCGCACAGCCGGTTGACGCCCAGTGCGGGCACCGGCACCGGTACGCCCGTGCGCAGCCCCACGTGCCGAGGCAGATAGATGGCGTCGGCGCTCGTCTGCACCACGTTGCCGTACACCACGTGCTGGATCTGCTCGGGGGACACCTTCGCCTGGGCGAGGGCCGCCTTGGCCGACTCCACCGCCAGCTCCGTGGCGCTCAGGTCCTTCAGGGCGCCGCCATACGTGCCGAACGGGGTGCGCTTGCCGGACAGGAAATAGATCTCTTCGCTCTTGGATACGCTCTTCATGGGGGCTGACGCTCCAGGACGGGGCTCGGGCTTCCTTACCTACTCACAAGAAGCGCGCGGTGCACGCATGACGTGAACGGCGCTTCACCTTCTCAGTGAGGACGCCCGCCCAGAAAGGCGCTGGCGACGATGGCAAGCGCTGCCACCGTCCACAACAGCCCGGGCAGGTTCTGCCTCCGGATCTCCTTCTGGCCGAGCCCTCGGTACCATGAACGCCCGGCCTCCACCCGGCCTTCCCAGGTGAACTCTCCACTGGGAGTCAGCCCCTCCAGGCGCTTGAGGTGGGCGCGCAGCAGCCGGTCCGCCGAGGCATCCTCCAGGCTCCCGGAGCGGTAGCGCCCGGGCAGCTCGAGCGCCGGGCGGCGATAGCCCGAGGTGATGACGAAGCCCTCGGGCGAGAGCGGCGTGAGCAGGTAGAGGCGCGGCGCTCCATCCGGAGACAGGTGGAGCGTGGCGAAGACGCGCTCGGCGGGGTGCGCGAAGTCATAGGAGCGGGTGGCGCGTCGCAAGCGGGGCTTCTCCTCATGGCTGCCGAGCGGCACGAAGCCCACGGCCTTCAGCTCGTGAGCCAGCGGGAAGAGCTCCTCGGGCAAGTCCATCTGGTCGGCGGGGGCCTCGGCCTCCACGCGCACGCTGGCCGGAAAGAGGAAGAGCACGGCGCGCCAGAGGTTGAGGGACACCAGTGTCACGGCGAGTCCGAGTCCCGCGAGCACGGTGGCCAGTTCGACGAAGACGTTC
Coding sequences within it:
- a CDS encoding acetyl-CoA C-acetyltransferase — its product is MKSVSKSEEIYFLSGKRTPFGTYGGALKDLSATELAVESAKAALAQAKVSPEQIQHVVYGNVVQTSADAIYLPRHVGLRTGVPVPVPALGVNRLCGSGFQAFVTAAEMMLTEQAACVLAGGTESMSQAPHVIRGARWGIPLGKGGMEDMLWSALTDSYTGQAMALTAEQLAVDYQLTQDEVDAYAVLTQKRFAAAQEAGRLQDEISPVTLKGKKGETVFARDEHNRPDTTVEGLKKLPKVFKKDGVVHAGAASGICDGAGSMVMATRSYADKHGLKPLARLINWGISGCDPKVMGIGPAPAIRRLLERAECKLSDVELFEVNEAFAPQYLAVEKELGLPREHTNVNGGAIAVGHPLGASGARITMSLIYELKRRGARYGIGSACIGGGQGIAVLVEAL
- a CDS encoding dioxygenase, whose product is MGSELHRREVLQAAAAVGVAGAAEAGERKVARPATAPAFFVSHGSPMVALDTDDYPKALRAFGQGVGAVHALVVVSAHWETRGEVRVTASEAPSTIHDFGGFPEALYQLTYPCPGEPVLAREVVSRLSAAGIPAVEDSRRGLDHGTWVPLRLALPAANLPVVQVSMPVGASARDVARMGEALRPLRSQGVLLVGSGSMTHNLRQVVFHNKAAPVVPWAQAFDSWAAERIAARDFSGMQDWLNAPNARLAHPTHEHLLPLYFVLGAALPEDRVTPVYEGFHHGTLSMRSFALRA
- a CDS encoding sigma-54-dependent Fis family transcriptional regulator, whose protein sequence is MSGRLELDLRELLSFEPGGGLIHFAGQRAMLMDPVALGLLRKELISTLGMTAVRGIFTRLGFAHGWRMAETMKTALPWPDESAWRRAGGRLHTLQGQVLFEPVERRPEDGPAPFAEAYWRDSYEAEQHLLHLGRADQPVCWSLTGFASGYMSYCNGKPIYCLETRCVGQGDAVCQIVGKSAEEWGTECVEALRFYETQCMEGVLGQVTEALKQAEQQLRARRRTLARVVGEAEDASGLVARTEEMKRVLGLGRRAAKVDSTVLITGESGVGKERIARLIHDESGRAHKAFVAVNCAAVTESLLESELFGHAKGAFTGATSDRPGLFEAASGGTLFLDEVGEVPPSMQAKLLRVLQEKEVRRVGENQSRKVDVRVVAATNRHLLEEVNAGRFRQDLYYRLRVIELKIPPLRERREDILPLARLLLSEASERLGRKVSAFSPEAADQLLRYGWPGNVRELSNAIERAVALCEGARVERDDLPEEVREAPPSFLPGATPRTLEDMEREYILAVLARNEGNRSRTAEQLDIGLATLYRKLKQYGQLDAPN
- a CDS encoding rhomboid family intramembrane serine protease, with the translated sequence MRPMRSFGGRGGGFGFPSIQSMAAKLTLGLVAGSVLFLATKSGGGPLLLLVPDAVQRFFLWQPLTYAFIEADALGIIFGALIIYSIGGFLESTWGAKRLLLIAVGGTALAGVLTVLVDLVTPVAPAFTGGTVMASILWVTYGLVIGRGQANFWGIPLSGNMLALIGAGFVLLRTLQVGWAAQLPDLFGLVIAFGYVRGGSPRRLWLHLQHWRLQRQLRNRSRNLRVVSSNRSDDQYLN